A part of Periophthalmus magnuspinnatus isolate fPerMag1 chromosome 19, fPerMag1.2.pri, whole genome shotgun sequence genomic DNA contains:
- the rab11fip3 gene encoding rab11 family-interacting protein 3 isoform X1: MEPALLSGPLGHTQWETEQPFPLGFHSLDSDNGSVLCQNKSGQTGLDVRNSDQDHTFKSLGEEVLFQNKVPHLDSLINIAELSGGEFKRSGDLLRDHQTNSQALPERTEALSCSENGEPSEVVSDSTLSWLFSPGLFEVSGKGTTFDQSNQPQEPTDENSHAPSYGTNAQTVSESCLTENIDISKTLDSVLLVDFFSDEHLSPHEESVTEEVTGLSLSPVAVSPDIGDKGLYPDQVTDLPLTSTSTTPSLPENCLLLDHTSTLEDCFQRSVPLLDIEVPFCDNSLCPATPVSPPLLSIEQTGSTVTANQGYVSELEQLVEISTDEADNVKDDTGQDNADQNEEMKDTKLQCEIKNQDSTMALDLCPATEDVHNEKHPDTLQTDTLTTEAAPEPNEDSNHLETSDILDFSAQDSSVEADWTNKQSVEALCLSKMVGDDSVPIVPTVNTSEEDVSLLKAVFDALDQDGDGFVRIEEFMEFAAAYGADQVKDLTKFLDPSGLGVISFEDFRRGISAISNGGPEPQLYGVNYSPGDGAVGCPEEYDEQNEVTDSAYLGSESTYSECETFTDEDTGACVAPEMHEDVETDSGIEATLHDPEDRINRFSLNAELHNHSPALVIGGEEEHFEDFGESNTSELLETSVAEIETDGGPPLTKTADQLNGSSLPSPSGPPPLPDSFQSFLREEALDFFCSQCHKQISRLEDLSTRLNFLEMTSAGKRLSSKKVARHLLQNSSMTLDTVSDLTRDILELADNDITDKVLLLERRVAELEKESEASGEQHTRLRQENLQLVHRANAFEEQLKEQELYADEQLQQETRRHKDAISKLERERGLELENLQTRLQQLDEENSELRSCIPCLRANIERLEEEKKKLQDETEALSDRLEDEMENRRKLANKLSHERHINQKEKESTQELIEDLRKQLEHLQLYKLEIETKRGRTPGAGLQEYQTRTREAELEQEIKRLKQDNRSLKEQNDELNGQIINLSIQGAKTLMSASFSDSLAAEISSVSRAELMETVHKQEEINYRLQDYIDKIIVAIMECNPSILEVK; the protein is encoded by the exons ATGGAACCGGCACTCCTGTCTGGCCCTTTGGGGCACACACAGTGGGAGACAGAACAACCATTTCCTCTGGGATTTCACTCTCTGGACTCAGACAATGGGAGTGTGCTCTGTCAAAACAAGAGTGGCCAGACAGGTTTGGACGTCAGAAACAGTGACCAGGATCATACATTCAAATCATTAGGTGAAGAAGTCCTTTTCCAAAACAAAGTGCCCCATTTGGACTCTCTAATAAATATTGCTGAATTGTCTGGTGGAGAGTTTAAGAGATCTGGTGATCTTTTAAGAGATCACCAAACTAATTCCCAGGCTTTGCCCGAAAGAACAGAGGCACTGTCTTGCTCAGAAAACGGAGAGCCATCAGAGGTGGTCAGTGACTCCACCTTGTCGTGGCTGTTTTCCCCAGGCCTGTTTGAAGTGTCTGGGAAAGGCACTACCTTTGACCAATCAAATCAGCCTCAGGAGCCCACTGATGAAAACTCACATGCTCCTAGTTATGGGACTAATGCACAGACTGTGAGTGAGTCCTGCCTAACAGAAAACATTGACATTTCTAAAACTTTAGATTCAGTTTTGTTGGTAGATTTCTTTTCAGATGAACATTTGTCTCCACATGAAGAGAGCGTCACTGAGGAGGTCACAGGACTCTCTCTCAGCCCGGTAGCTGTGTCACCTGACATTGGAGACAAAGGTCTATACCCAGATCAAGTGACTGATCTGCCACTAACCAGTACCTCCACAACTCCAAGTTTACCTGAGAACTGCCTTCTGCTCGACCACACAAGCACGCTGGAGGACTGCTTTCAACGATCCGTGCCTTTGTTGGATATCGAGGTTCCCTTTTGTGACAACAGCTTGTGCCCTGCCACTCCTGTTTCTCCTCCACTTTTATCAATCGAGCAAACAGGATCCACTGTAACTGCAAACCAAGGTTACGTGTCAGAACTGGAGCAGCTAGTGGAAATTTCAACTGATGAGGCTGACAATGTTAAGGATGACACGGGACAGGACAACGCTgaccaaaatgaagaaatgAAAGACACAAAATTACAATGTGAAATCAAAAATCAGGATTCAACAATGGCTTTAGACCTTTGTCCAGCTACTGAGGACGTCCACAATGAGAAGCACCCTGACACTTTACAAACTGACACTTTGACAACTGAAGCAGCGCCAGAGCCAAATGAAGATTCAAACCACCTAGAAACATCAGACATATTGGATTTTTCAGCTCAGGACTCATCAGTGGAAGCGGATTGGACTAACAAGCAGAGTGTGGAGGCACTGTGTCTCTCCAAGATGGTGGGAGATGACTCAGTGCCTATAGTTCCAACTGTCAACACAAGTGAGGAAGACGTCTCCCTTCTGAAAGCTGTGTTCGATGCTCTGGACCAGGATGGCGATGGATTCGTTCGCATTGAGGAGTTTATGGAGTTTGCAGCGGCGTATGGGGCAGATCAG gtGAAAGATTTGACCAAATTTCTGGATCCTAGTGGTCTGGGAGTGATAAGTTTTGAGGACTTCCGTCGTGGGATATCAGCAATTAGCAATGGAG GCCCTGAGCCACAGTTGTACGGAGTCAACTACAGCCCGGGCGACGGAGCTGTGGGCTGTCCCGAAGAGTACGATGAG CAAAATGAGGTGACGGACAGTGCGTACCTGGGCTCAGAGAGCACCTACAGTGAGTGTGAGACGTTCACAGATGAAGACACAGGGGCGTGTGTGGCTCCGGAGATGCACGAGGACGTGGAGACGGACAGCGGCATCGAGGCCACACTGCATGATCCAGAGGACAGGATCAATCG GTTTTCTCTAAATGCCGAACTGCACAACCACTCACCCGCCCTGGTCatcggaggagaggaggagcacttTGAGGATTTTGGAGAAAGTAACACATCAGAACTGCTAGAGACCAGTGTGGCTGAGATCGAGACAGACGGTGGCCCTCCCCTCACAAAAACAGCAGATCAGCTCAATGGCTCCTCCCTGCCGTCTCCCAG TGGACCACCCCCCCTCCCCGACTCCTTTCAGAGCTTTCTCAGGGAGGAGGCTCTGGACTTTTTTTGTAGCCAGTGTCACAAACAAATCAGTCGTCTCGAGGACCTCTCCACGCGCCTCAATTTCCTTGAGATGACTAG TGCTGGCAAGAGGCTGTCCAGCAAAAAAGTGGCAAG acATCTACTACAGAACAGCTCCATGACCCTGGACACCGTGAGTGACCTCACGCGGGACATTTTGGAACTGGCTGACAATGACATCACTGACAAG GTGTTGTTGCTTGAGCGGCGGGTGGCCGAGTTAGAAAAGGAGTCAGAGGCCTCAGGAGAGCAGCACACACGGCTGCGACAGGAAAACCTGCAGCTTGTACACCGCGCCAATGCCTTTGAGGAACAGCTGAAGGAGCAGGAGCTGTATGCCGACGAGCAGCTGCAGCAAGAGACTCGCAGGCACAAGGATGCCATCAGCAAACTGGAGCGAGAAAGGGGGCTGGAGCTCGAGAACCTACAGACCAG GCTTCAACAGTTGGATGAGGAGAACAGTGAGCTGAGGTCGTGTATCCCATGTTTACGAGCCAACATAGAGAGATTAGAAGAG GAAAAGAAGAAACTGCAAGATGAAACGGAGGCCTTGTCAGACCGACTGGAGGATGAGATGGAGAACAGGAGGAAATTGGCTAATAAACTGAGCCATGAGCGGCATATAAAccagaaggagaaggagagcacACAGGAG CTGATTGAAGACCTGCGTAAACAACTGGAGCACTTACAATTGTACAAGTtggaaatagaaacaaaaagagGACGTACCCCTGGTGCTGGACTGCAGGAGTACCAGACAAGGACCAGAGAGGCAGAACTGGAGCAGGAAATCAAACGGCTCAAACAA GACAATCGCAGCTTAAAGGAGCAGAACGATGAACTGAATGGTCAGATTATTAACCTAAGTATCCAGGGAGCCAAGACCCTCATGTCTGCTTCTTTCTCTGATTCACTGGCAGCAGAGATCAGCTCTGTGTCCCGTGCTGAG CTGATGGAgacagtccacaaacaggaggaGATCAACTACAGACTACAGGACTACATTGACAAAATCATTGTAGCAATTATGGAGTGCAACCCCTCCATTTTAGAGGTCAAATAG
- the telo2 gene encoding telomere length regulation protein TEL2 homolog produces the protein MESLTQSPDVRLSVGQCFRTLSTSSTEDDVTGALKTLNSLLDTQGDSPSSSVHQEEFRRSHYTRTLEFLISHIQADWLHNLTATQRTQLWDRLFLHGPPEQALLVLMEGIGQLSPSSNLDHLLSITETFLQSGRLTDLLWSYCLGTGPADSPQFREALLGRIVALPDHMANKLQLNNRTLFLPQNYYPLLAQGMLTALEKTCQALKGGSDCSLIFLAQILGKVCVQGHSGSVMAVLAPQLSKHTHTDMVWQRVCWKLIENVPQRWTDSVLPQLVQAVTRPDALGRIIGNVVVSNKKAQFVITHKMLLLQYKYETQVLRVILGYLAADRERRPLLLQVLRSLCQAWANPSAVKHTPLKQQMYISKALLLSIGLLNDSELKELRSELLQCLLGGMQSHLDSNVVQIRHIGMVVGECLSSYMDINGTKLKFEYDADEDTQELLSLMTPTTEDDQDPEHLTRNDSPDVSEEKTSSTASQNECSPPKANTNPDSDLDSDDELTPYDMSCDQKLSQSFPPRYLRDCIEILTSSDDAVRVELSMNVAENLVRKNPFAAKEISVQMTKVLLHIENKFNIDNFLALRQATMAALIVTDCIPVTQYLTTEFYSLNYSLRQRLDILEVLALAAQELSKPISNKTESCVSVASTSDVTVYPGDNPEHWRQVVEKRIQSKTKRLTKGTTQPCKAGPNRYAPLAGHFFFPLLRNYDKPQVTFDLLGSDHLILARLIHTLGLLMHLALNAPIAAQMGCALLDFVWTVRYHSEQTVRRGVLFAVCAVFLSMPNQNLLLDLGDQLFETRSWLADVAEGDADSDCRSLAVQSLVLLDKGLKKQLQDPQALSLES, from the exons ATGGAGTCGCTCACACAAAGTCCTGATGTTCGCCTGTCTGTGGGACAGTGTTTTCGCACATTGAGCACGTCCTCGACCGAAGACGACGTTACCGGTGCTCTCAAAACACTCAACTCTCTCTTGGACACACAGGGGGACAGTCCTAGCTCCTCTGTTCACCAGGAGGAGTTTAGACGAAGTCATTACACCCGGACACTCGAGTTTCTAATCAGTCACATCCAAGCAGATTGGCTTCACAACCTTACAGCAACCCAGCGCACTCAGCTATGGGACCGTTTATTTCTTCATGGTCCTCCAGAACAAGCACTTCTTGTTCTTATGGAGGGGATTGGACAATTAAG CCCCAGCTCTAACCTGGACCACCTGTTGAGCATCACTGAGACGTTTCTTCAAAGTGGCCGGCTCACAGACCTACTGTGGTCGTACTGTTTAGGGACTGGTCCTGCTGACTCCCCACAGTTCAGAGAGGCACTGCTCGGCCGTATAGTGGCCCTTCCAGACCACATGGCTAACAAGTTACAGCTCAACAACAGGACATTGTTTCTTCCCCAGAATTATTACCCATTACTGGCTCAAGGGATGCTCACAGCCCTAGAAAAGACCTGTCAGGCACTAAAAG gTGGTTCTGACTGTTCCTTGATATTCCTTGCCCAGATCCTTGGAAAAGTTTGTGTCCAGGGTCACAGTG GTTCAGTGATGGCAGTGCTGGCTCCACAACTGTCAAAACACACTCATACTGATATGGTGTGGCAGAGGGTTTGTTGGAAACTTATTGAAAATGTGCCACAGCGTTGGACTGACAGTGTGCTTCCTCAGTTAGTGCAGGCTGTCACCAG ACCTGATGCTTTGGGCAGAATCATTGGAAATGTGGTTGTGTCAAATAAAAAGGCCCAGTTTGTGATAACTCATAAAATGTTGTTGTTACAATACAAATATGAG acacaGGTCTTGAGGGTCATTTTGGGTTACCTTGCAGCAGACAGGGAACGAAGACCACTCCTACTACAA GTATTAAGGTCTTTATGTCAAGCATGGGCCAATCCCAGTGCAGTAAAACATACCCCACTAAAACAACAGATGTATATTAGCAAGGCGCTACTACTCAGCATCGGTCTGCTGAATGACTCTGAGCTAAAGGAGTTGCGTTCag AGTTACTTCAGTGTCTGCTGGGTGGCATGCAGAGTCATCTTGACAGCAACGTGGTGCAGATTCGACACATAGGGATGGTAGTGGGCGAGTGCTTGAGCTCTTATATGGATATAAATGGGACAAAACTCAAATTTGAG TATGATGCAGATGAGGATACACAGGAGCTTTTATCATTGATGACACCCACAACAGAAGATGACCAAGATCCGGAACATCTGACAAG AAATGATTCACCTGATGTGAGTGAGGAGAAAACTTCCTCTACAGCTTCCCAAAATGAGTGCAGCCCCCCAAAAGCAAACACTAATCCAGACTCTGATTTGGATAG TGACGATGAACTCACTCCATATGATATGTCTTGTGACCAAAAGCTAAGCCAGTCTTTCCCACCTCGCTACCTCCGTGACTGTATTGAAA TTTTAACTTCTTCTGATGATGCTGTACGAGTGGAGCTCAGTATGAATGTGGCTGAAAATTTAGTACGGAAAAACCCATTTGCAGCCAAAGAG ATCAGTGTCCAAATGACCAAAGTGCTGCTTCATATAGAAAATAAATTCAACATTGATAACTTCCTAGCCCTCCGACAAGCAACAATGGCAGCCCTCATTGTTACTGACTGCATCCCT gtGACTCAGTATTTGACTACAGAGTTTTACTCCCTGAACTATAGTCTTCGCCAGCGGCTTGATATTTTGGAG GTCCTTGCTCTGGCGGCTCAAGAGCTTTCAAAGCCAATCAGTAACAAAACAGAGTCTTGTGTAAGTGTGGCCTCTACCTCTGATGTGACTGTGTACCCTGGTGATAACCCTGAGCACTGGAGACAAGTCGTAGAAAAGCGCATTCAAAGCAAAACTAAGCGTCTAACAAAG GGAACCACGCAACCTTGCAAAGCTGGTCCAAACCGCTATGCCCCTCTTGCTGGGCATTTCTTCTTCCCTTTGCTCAGAAATTATGATAA GCCACAAGTGACATTTGATCTTCTGGGCAGTGATCACCTTATACTGGCCAGGTTGATCCACACTTTAGGTCTTTTAATGCACCTTGCACTTAATGCTCCA ATAGCTGCACAAATGGGATGCGCTTTGCTGGACTTTGTGTGGACTGTTCGGTATCATTCTGAGCA AACAGTGAGGCGAGGCGTCCTCTTTGCCGTGTGCGCAGTTTTTTTGAGCATGCCCAATCAAAACCTGCTGTTGGATCTTGGTGATCAGCTTTTTGAGACTAGATCTTGGTTAGCAG ATGTAGCTGAAGGGGATGCAGATTCTGATTGCCGCAGCTTGGCGGTACAGAGCCTGGTTCTTCTGGATAAGGGTCTTAAAAAACAGCTGCAAGATCCACAAGCTCTGAGTCTAGAGTCATAA
- the decr2 gene encoding peroxisomal 2,4-dienoyl-CoA reductase [(3E)-enoyl-CoA-producing] codes for MATTQENKELLPEDVGTDDCLTSYTHIYSPDLLKDQLAFITGGGSGIGLRIAEIFMRHGCDTVIASRNLDKLKEAAQKLSAATGRRCLPLCLDVRKPESITAAVDETLKEFGRIDILINNAAGNFLCPATSLSFNAFKTVLEIDTMGTFNTSKVVYEKWFKDHGGNIVNISATLGYRGQALQVHAGSAKAANDAMTKHLAVEWGPSGVRVNAVAPGPISGTEGFRRLGGPRGESAGAFQSIPLQRAGNKTEMAHCTLFLASRASSYVTGAIVVADGGAWLSSPNDFAMLLGYWSSEKEQRPVKSEKK; via the exons ATGGCAACCACACAAGAAAATAAAGAGCTGCTACCCGAAGATGTTGGCACGGATGACTGCCTGACCtcctacacacacatttacagtcCTGATCTGCTCAA GGACCAGCTTGCTTTTATCACGGGTGGTGGATCTGGAATTGGACTCAGAATTGCTGAAATATTTATGAG ACATGGCTGTGATACAGTTATTGCTAGCCGGAATCTGGACAAATTAAAAGAg GCTGCTCAAAAGCTGTCTGCTGCTACTGGACGGCGctgcctccctctgtgtcttgaTGTAAGGAAACCTGAGAGCATCACGGCTGCAGTAGACGAGACACTCAAAGAGTTTGGCCGAATAGACATCCTCATTAACA ATGCTGCTGGAAACTTCCTTTGTCCTGCAACATCACTGTCCTTCAATGCCTTCAAAACTGTGCTGGAGATTGACACCATGGGCACATTCAACACCAGCAAAGTGGTTTATGAGAAGTGGTTCAAG GATCATGGAGGCAATATTGTCAATATTTCTGCTACTCTTGGCTACAGAGGACAGGCACTCCAGGTGCATGCTGGCTCTGCCAAGGCTGCAAATG ATGCAATGACAAAACATCTGGCTGTGGAGTGGGGTCCAAGTGGAGTCAGAGTGAATGCTGTAGCTCCTGGTCCTATCTCTGGCACAGAGGGCTTCCGTAGACTTG GTGGACCAAGAGGTGAATCTGCTGGTGCTTTCCAATCTATTCCCCTTCAGCGTGCAGGCAACAAGACTGAGATGGCCCACTGCACTCTGTTCCTGGCCAGCCGTGCTTCTTCTTATGTGACAGGAGCTATTGTGGTTGCAGATGGTGGCGCATGGCTCTCTTCACCCAATGACTTTGCCATGCTTCTCG GTTATTGGTCATCTGAAAAAGAACAAAGACCAGTCAAATCTGAAAAGAAATAG
- the rab11fip3 gene encoding rab11 family-interacting protein 3 isoform X2, which yields MEPALLSGPLGHTQWETEQPFPLGFHSLDSDNGSVLCQNKSGQTGLDVRNSDQDHTFKSLGEEVLFQNKVPHLDSLINIAELSGGEFKRSGDLLRDHQTNSQALPERTEALSCSENGEPSEVVSDSTLSWLFSPGLFEVSGKGTTFDQSNQPQEPTDENSHAPSYGTNAQTVSESCLTENIDISKTLDSVLLVDFFSDEHLSPHEESVTEEVTGLSLSPVAVSPDIGDKGLYPDQVTDLPLTSTSTTPSLPENCLLLDHTSTLEDCFQRSVPLLDIEVPFCDNSLCPATPVSPPLLSIEQTGSTVTANQGYVSELEQLVEISTDEADNVKDDTGQDNADQNEEMKDTKLQCEIKNQDSTMALDLCPATEDVHNEKHPDTLQTDTLTTEAAPEPNEDSNHLETSDILDFSAQDSSVEADWTNKQSVEALCLSKMVGDDSVPIVPTVNTSEEDVSLLKAVFDALDQDGDGFVRIEEFMEFAAAYGADQVKDLTKFLDPSGLGVISFEDFRRGISAISNGGPEPQLYGVNYSPGDGAVGCPEEYDEQNEVTDSAYLGSESTYSECETFTDEDTGACVAPEMHEDVETDSGIEATLHDPEDRINRFSLNAELHNHSPALVIGGEEEHFEDFGESNTSELLETSVAEIETDGGPPLTKTADQLNGSSLPSPSAGKRLSSKKVARHLLQNSSMTLDTVSDLTRDILELADNDITDKVLLLERRVAELEKESEASGEQHTRLRQENLQLVHRANAFEEQLKEQELYADEQLQQETRRHKDAISKLERERGLELENLQTRLQQLDEENSELRSCIPCLRANIERLEEEKKKLQDETEALSDRLEDEMENRRKLANKLSHERHINQKEKESTQELIEDLRKQLEHLQLYKLEIETKRGRTPGAGLQEYQTRTREAELEQEIKRLKQDNRSLKEQNDELNGQIINLSIQGAKTLMSASFSDSLAAEISSVSRAELMETVHKQEEINYRLQDYIDKIIVAIMECNPSILEVK from the exons ATGGAACCGGCACTCCTGTCTGGCCCTTTGGGGCACACACAGTGGGAGACAGAACAACCATTTCCTCTGGGATTTCACTCTCTGGACTCAGACAATGGGAGTGTGCTCTGTCAAAACAAGAGTGGCCAGACAGGTTTGGACGTCAGAAACAGTGACCAGGATCATACATTCAAATCATTAGGTGAAGAAGTCCTTTTCCAAAACAAAGTGCCCCATTTGGACTCTCTAATAAATATTGCTGAATTGTCTGGTGGAGAGTTTAAGAGATCTGGTGATCTTTTAAGAGATCACCAAACTAATTCCCAGGCTTTGCCCGAAAGAACAGAGGCACTGTCTTGCTCAGAAAACGGAGAGCCATCAGAGGTGGTCAGTGACTCCACCTTGTCGTGGCTGTTTTCCCCAGGCCTGTTTGAAGTGTCTGGGAAAGGCACTACCTTTGACCAATCAAATCAGCCTCAGGAGCCCACTGATGAAAACTCACATGCTCCTAGTTATGGGACTAATGCACAGACTGTGAGTGAGTCCTGCCTAACAGAAAACATTGACATTTCTAAAACTTTAGATTCAGTTTTGTTGGTAGATTTCTTTTCAGATGAACATTTGTCTCCACATGAAGAGAGCGTCACTGAGGAGGTCACAGGACTCTCTCTCAGCCCGGTAGCTGTGTCACCTGACATTGGAGACAAAGGTCTATACCCAGATCAAGTGACTGATCTGCCACTAACCAGTACCTCCACAACTCCAAGTTTACCTGAGAACTGCCTTCTGCTCGACCACACAAGCACGCTGGAGGACTGCTTTCAACGATCCGTGCCTTTGTTGGATATCGAGGTTCCCTTTTGTGACAACAGCTTGTGCCCTGCCACTCCTGTTTCTCCTCCACTTTTATCAATCGAGCAAACAGGATCCACTGTAACTGCAAACCAAGGTTACGTGTCAGAACTGGAGCAGCTAGTGGAAATTTCAACTGATGAGGCTGACAATGTTAAGGATGACACGGGACAGGACAACGCTgaccaaaatgaagaaatgAAAGACACAAAATTACAATGTGAAATCAAAAATCAGGATTCAACAATGGCTTTAGACCTTTGTCCAGCTACTGAGGACGTCCACAATGAGAAGCACCCTGACACTTTACAAACTGACACTTTGACAACTGAAGCAGCGCCAGAGCCAAATGAAGATTCAAACCACCTAGAAACATCAGACATATTGGATTTTTCAGCTCAGGACTCATCAGTGGAAGCGGATTGGACTAACAAGCAGAGTGTGGAGGCACTGTGTCTCTCCAAGATGGTGGGAGATGACTCAGTGCCTATAGTTCCAACTGTCAACACAAGTGAGGAAGACGTCTCCCTTCTGAAAGCTGTGTTCGATGCTCTGGACCAGGATGGCGATGGATTCGTTCGCATTGAGGAGTTTATGGAGTTTGCAGCGGCGTATGGGGCAGATCAG gtGAAAGATTTGACCAAATTTCTGGATCCTAGTGGTCTGGGAGTGATAAGTTTTGAGGACTTCCGTCGTGGGATATCAGCAATTAGCAATGGAG GCCCTGAGCCACAGTTGTACGGAGTCAACTACAGCCCGGGCGACGGAGCTGTGGGCTGTCCCGAAGAGTACGATGAG CAAAATGAGGTGACGGACAGTGCGTACCTGGGCTCAGAGAGCACCTACAGTGAGTGTGAGACGTTCACAGATGAAGACACAGGGGCGTGTGTGGCTCCGGAGATGCACGAGGACGTGGAGACGGACAGCGGCATCGAGGCCACACTGCATGATCCAGAGGACAGGATCAATCG GTTTTCTCTAAATGCCGAACTGCACAACCACTCACCCGCCCTGGTCatcggaggagaggaggagcacttTGAGGATTTTGGAGAAAGTAACACATCAGAACTGCTAGAGACCAGTGTGGCTGAGATCGAGACAGACGGTGGCCCTCCCCTCACAAAAACAGCAGATCAGCTCAATGGCTCCTCCCTGCCGTCTCCCAG TGCTGGCAAGAGGCTGTCCAGCAAAAAAGTGGCAAG acATCTACTACAGAACAGCTCCATGACCCTGGACACCGTGAGTGACCTCACGCGGGACATTTTGGAACTGGCTGACAATGACATCACTGACAAG GTGTTGTTGCTTGAGCGGCGGGTGGCCGAGTTAGAAAAGGAGTCAGAGGCCTCAGGAGAGCAGCACACACGGCTGCGACAGGAAAACCTGCAGCTTGTACACCGCGCCAATGCCTTTGAGGAACAGCTGAAGGAGCAGGAGCTGTATGCCGACGAGCAGCTGCAGCAAGAGACTCGCAGGCACAAGGATGCCATCAGCAAACTGGAGCGAGAAAGGGGGCTGGAGCTCGAGAACCTACAGACCAG GCTTCAACAGTTGGATGAGGAGAACAGTGAGCTGAGGTCGTGTATCCCATGTTTACGAGCCAACATAGAGAGATTAGAAGAG GAAAAGAAGAAACTGCAAGATGAAACGGAGGCCTTGTCAGACCGACTGGAGGATGAGATGGAGAACAGGAGGAAATTGGCTAATAAACTGAGCCATGAGCGGCATATAAAccagaaggagaaggagagcacACAGGAG CTGATTGAAGACCTGCGTAAACAACTGGAGCACTTACAATTGTACAAGTtggaaatagaaacaaaaagagGACGTACCCCTGGTGCTGGACTGCAGGAGTACCAGACAAGGACCAGAGAGGCAGAACTGGAGCAGGAAATCAAACGGCTCAAACAA GACAATCGCAGCTTAAAGGAGCAGAACGATGAACTGAATGGTCAGATTATTAACCTAAGTATCCAGGGAGCCAAGACCCTCATGTCTGCTTCTTTCTCTGATTCACTGGCAGCAGAGATCAGCTCTGTGTCCCGTGCTGAG CTGATGGAgacagtccacaaacaggaggaGATCAACTACAGACTACAGGACTACATTGACAAAATCATTGTAGCAATTATGGAGTGCAACCCCTCCATTTTAGAGGTCAAATAG
- the LOC117387157 gene encoding retinol dehydrogenase 13-like, translating into MSKYILPVSVFGTVFGCAVLLKNHVTGGRCKSKATIHGKTVVITGANTGIGKETARELAKRGGRIIMGCRDLEKCEAAAKEIRGKTLNPHVYSCRLDLASLKSIRQFAERIKKEESRVDILINNAGVMRCPAWKTEDGFDMQFGVNHLGHFLLTNLLLDKLKESAPSRVINLTSLAHILGKIDFEDLNWENKKFDTKQAYCQSKLANVLFTRELAKRLQGTGVTVNAVHPGVVATELGRHTGLHQSQFSSSVLSPFFTLLVKSPELGAQPSVFLAVSEEMEGVTGQYYDVMTEKEPAPLALDDEVALRLWEVSSRLVGLKEDRQSQSEPAGSKQSNAVETHKPSPQTSPTAAASASALEKH; encoded by the exons ATGAGTAAATACATTCTGCCAGTTTCTGTTTTTGGAACCGTTTTTGGTTGTGCTGTATTGCTGAA AAACCATGTGACAGGTGGCCGATGTAAGAGTAAAGCTACCATCCATGGCAAGACTGTGGTGATAACAGGAGCCAACACAGGCATTGGGAAAGAGACAGCCCGAGAGCTCGCTAAGAGAG GAGGTCGTATTATTATGGGATGTCGAGATCTGGAGAAGTGCGAGGCAGCTGCAAAGGAGATTCGAGGGAAAACACTGAATCCTCATGTTTACTCCTGCAGGCTTGATCTGGCCTCTCTTAAGTCCATCCGTCAGTTTGCAGAACGAATTAAAAAAG aaGAGAGCCGTGTGGATATTCTGATAAACAATGCGGGAGTAATGCGATGTCCAGCTTGGAAGACAGAAGATGGCTTTGACATGCAGTTTGGGGTAAATCATCTAG GCCACTTCTTGTTGACAAATCTTCTGTTGGATAAGTTGAAAGAATCCGCCCCCAGCCGAGTGATCAACCTGACCTCGCTCGCCCACATCCTTGGAAAGATTGACTTTGAGGACTTGAACTGGGAGAACAAGAAGTTTGATACCAAGCAGGCGTACTGTCAGAGTAAGCTTGCCAATGTTCTGTTCACCAGAGAGCTGGCCAAGCGATTACAAG GCACAGGAGTAACAGTGAATGCTGTCCACCCAGGCGTTGTTGCCACTGAGCTTGGGCGACACACAGGTCTCCACCAATCACAGTTCTCCAGCTCAGTGCTTA GtcctttttttactcttttggtGAAAAGCCCTGAGCTGGGGGCACAGCCCAGTGTCTTCCTGGCAGTGTCTGAGGAGATGGAAGGTGTAACTGGACAGTACTATGATGTGATGACAGAGAAGGAGCCAGCGCCTCTAGCCCTGGATGATGAGGTCGCTCTGAGGTTATGGGAAGTCAGCAGTAGACTGGTGGGCCTGAAAGAGGACAGACAGAGCCAGTCAGAGCCAGCAGGATCAAAACAGAGCAATGCTGTAGAGACACACAAGCCGAGCCCACAGACTTCCCCTACTGCAGCTGCCTCAGCATCTGCATTGGAAAAACACTGA